A single genomic interval of Peribacillus sp. FSL H8-0477 harbors:
- the ypjB gene encoding sporulation protein YpjB, protein MRKKILLLVIVFWVTSISNVFAASSSSLEKLDTISDKALEFAKQYRFEESKGMLQFFSKQFLATNAREQLFGMDELRIITVAYDDAVQAVTNKDMPDAEKVRAVTKLRLAMDAVEKNHDPLWTALEEQVMTTFAESKSALVHDDSDQFQMQINQLTALYDMLYPSLKMDLAPETFQELDARMNYITTFQPVLFTDKTSLKELEVLEQDFKTIFDQTEEDDADPSLWWVIITTGSIIISTLSYVGWRKYTGTRFGKTRKEQDD, encoded by the coding sequence ATGAGAAAAAAAATCCTGCTGTTAGTGATCGTCTTCTGGGTTACTTCTATTTCGAATGTCTTCGCCGCATCCTCTTCAAGTCTTGAAAAACTGGACACCATTTCTGATAAGGCGTTAGAGTTTGCTAAACAGTATCGATTTGAAGAATCTAAGGGTATGCTGCAATTTTTCTCAAAACAATTCTTGGCGACAAATGCCCGTGAACAGCTATTTGGAATGGATGAATTACGAATCATTACAGTCGCGTATGACGATGCGGTCCAGGCTGTTACGAATAAGGACATGCCTGATGCAGAAAAGGTCCGAGCTGTTACTAAGTTGAGGCTTGCAATGGATGCAGTTGAGAAAAATCATGATCCTTTGTGGACGGCCCTAGAAGAACAGGTTATGACTACCTTTGCTGAATCAAAGTCTGCGCTTGTTCACGATGATTCTGATCAATTTCAGATGCAAATTAATCAGTTAACAGCACTTTATGACATGCTTTATCCTAGTTTGAAAATGGATCTAGCACCGGAGACTTTCCAAGAGCTGGATGCTAGGATGAACTATATCACTACGTTTCAGCCAGTCTTGTTTACGGATAAAACAAGCCTAAAGGAATTGGAAGTATTGGAACAGGATTTTAAGACGATCTTTGATCAGACAGAAGAAGACGATGCGGATCCATCACTATGGTGGGTGATTATTACCACAGGGAGTATTATCATTAGTACATTATCTTATGTGGGTTGGAGAAAGTATACGGGTACCCGGTTTGGAAAAACCCGAAAAGAACAAGATGATTGA
- the mgsA gene encoding methylglyoxal synthase: MKIALIAHDKKKDELIRFVTAYRDVFAQHDLYATGTTGKRVIAEVQLDVFRFNSGPLGGDQEIGAKIARNEMDMVLFFRDPLTAQPHEPDVTALIRLADVYNVPLATNMGTAEVLVKGLSEGFMEWRELIEDKGEIKNDEV; this comes from the coding sequence ATGAAAATCGCGTTAATTGCCCATGACAAGAAGAAAGACGAACTCATTCGTTTTGTTACAGCGTATCGGGATGTTTTTGCGCAGCATGACTTATATGCAACAGGAACAACGGGTAAACGAGTGATTGCCGAAGTTCAATTAGACGTTTTCCGTTTTAACTCCGGCCCTTTAGGCGGTGACCAGGAAATAGGAGCAAAAATTGCTCGGAATGAAATGGATATGGTTCTCTTTTTCCGTGATCCGTTAACTGCGCAGCCGCATGAGCCTGACGTCACGGCATTAATTCGACTAGCGGATGTATACAATGTTCCGCTTGCAACAAATATGGGAACAGCAGAGGTACTGGTAAAAGGATTAAGTGAAGGCTTTATGGAGTGGCGAGAGCTGATTGAAGACAAAGGAGAAATCAAGAATGACGAAGTATGA
- a CDS encoding YitT family protein, whose product MLKGIRFKNVFFILLGAGIFAFGLVHFNMQNNLAEGGFTGLTLIIYQKIGINPSYTNLLLNVPLFIIGLKYLGRISFIYTVIGTVGLSVWLWIFERYQFTIQLGDDLMLVALFAGIFVGVGLGIIFRYGGTTGGVDIIARLAHQFLGLGMGRTMFLFDACVIGLSIITYLGYREAMYTLVAVFIGARVIDFMQEGAYAARGAMIISDKNTEIADKIMKEMDRGVTVLRGYGSFTKTDREVLYCVVGKNEIVRLRNVITSVDPHAFVTMSEVHDVLGEGFTHDENKNPIQR is encoded by the coding sequence ATGTTGAAAGGCATACGGTTTAAAAATGTATTCTTCATTCTTCTAGGGGCCGGTATCTTCGCCTTTGGTCTCGTTCATTTTAATATGCAAAATAATTTAGCAGAAGGAGGCTTCACCGGTCTTACTCTGATTATATATCAAAAAATCGGGATTAACCCTTCCTACACGAACCTTCTATTAAACGTACCTCTTTTTATTATTGGTCTAAAATACCTCGGACGTATTTCTTTTATCTATACGGTCATTGGCACAGTTGGACTTTCTGTCTGGTTATGGATATTCGAACGGTATCAATTCACCATCCAGCTTGGCGATGATTTGATGCTTGTTGCCCTATTTGCCGGAATCTTCGTCGGAGTTGGACTGGGAATCATCTTCCGTTACGGCGGAACCACTGGCGGTGTTGATATTATCGCTCGCCTAGCCCATCAGTTCCTTGGTCTTGGAATGGGACGAACCATGTTCTTATTCGATGCCTGTGTCATCGGACTCTCCATTATTACCTACCTCGGATATCGCGAAGCCATGTATACACTTGTAGCTGTTTTTATTGGTGCTCGAGTAATCGACTTTATGCAAGAAGGGGCTTATGCTGCAAGGGGCGCTATGATTATTAGTGACAAAAACACTGAAATTGCCGATAAAATTATGAAGGAAATGGATCGTGGGGTTACCGTATTAAGGGGATACGGTTCCTTTACAAAAACAGACCGTGAAGTCCTTTATTGTGTTGTCGGGAAAAATGAAATTGTCCGACTGCGTAACGTGATCACCTCCGTAGATCCACATGCTTTTGTCACGATGAGTGAAGTGCATGACGTCTTAGGTGAAGGCTTTACGCACGATGAAAATAAAAACCCTATTCAGCGCTAA
- the dapB gene encoding 4-hydroxy-tetrahydrodipicolinate reductase, which translates to MKTIKIIVAGPRGRMGKEAVHLVQETESFELTAVIDHKNDGGNLENIPGFAGISAPIYSNIEQCFSSVECDVLIDLTTPEVGMYHTKTALTYGIRPVVGTTGFSAEDLEDLEGLTKDKGIGCIIAPNFAVGAVLMMKFSQMAAKYFPDVELIEMHHDGKLDAPSGTGVKTAEMIKQVRDTKQQGHPNEKETIQGARGANIDGMHIHSVRLPGLVAHQQVMFGADGQLLTIRHDSFTRASFMSGVKLSVETVMNIDTLVYGLENIIE; encoded by the coding sequence ATGAAGACAATTAAAATTATTGTAGCAGGACCCCGGGGCAGGATGGGCAAGGAAGCTGTTCATTTAGTTCAAGAAACGGAATCATTTGAACTGACTGCAGTCATTGACCATAAGAATGATGGTGGGAATTTAGAGAACATTCCAGGGTTTGCTGGAATTAGTGCGCCCATTTACTCGAATATTGAACAATGTTTTTCTTCAGTAGAATGTGATGTGTTGATTGATCTTACGACTCCTGAAGTGGGCATGTATCATACAAAAACAGCACTGACATATGGGATTCGCCCTGTTGTAGGCACGACGGGTTTCAGTGCTGAGGACTTGGAAGATTTAGAAGGCTTGACTAAAGACAAGGGAATTGGTTGTATTATTGCTCCCAACTTTGCGGTTGGAGCAGTCTTGATGATGAAATTTTCGCAAATGGCAGCTAAGTATTTTCCGGATGTTGAACTGATAGAAATGCATCATGACGGTAAACTGGATGCTCCATCAGGAACGGGAGTTAAAACGGCAGAGATGATTAAGCAAGTTAGAGATACGAAACAACAAGGACACCCAAACGAGAAAGAGACAATTCAAGGTGCAAGAGGAGCCAACATAGATGGTATGCATATCCATAGCGTCCGCCTGCCGGGGTTAGTAGCTCATCAGCAAGTTATGTTTGGAGCAGACGGTCAGCTGCTGACAATCCGCCATGATTCGTTTACCCGGGCATCCTTCATGTCTGGCGTTAAGCTTTCCGTTGAAACGGTTATGAATATTGATACGCTTGTCTATGGTCTTGAAAATATCATTGAATAG
- a CDS encoding zinc metallopeptidase, whose product MAFIIYFAIIILIPLFAQGKVKRTFNKYSKVASSTGMSGAQAARRILDDNGLYNVSVEEVRGHLSDHYDPRTKTVRLSTSNYHGHSLAGVAVAAHEVGHAIQDQQNYSFLRVRHALVPVANLGSNASWILIMIGIIASIPNLLLLGIVFMAAAVVFQLVTLPVEFNASSRAMNQVVSLGIIRNDEERDAKKVLNAAALTYVAAALVAVLELVRLVLMYTGMSRSDD is encoded by the coding sequence ATGGCGTTTATCATTTATTTTGCGATCATTATTTTAATCCCCTTATTTGCACAGGGGAAAGTAAAAAGAACCTTTAACAAATATTCGAAGGTGGCATCATCTACTGGAATGTCTGGAGCGCAGGCTGCTCGTAGAATTTTAGATGATAATGGTCTATATAATGTTTCTGTTGAGGAAGTTCGGGGTCATTTAAGTGATCACTACGATCCGCGTACGAAAACGGTTCGACTCTCTACTAGTAACTATCATGGTCATTCTCTTGCGGGTGTTGCCGTGGCTGCTCATGAAGTAGGGCACGCCATACAGGATCAACAGAATTATTCATTTCTTCGTGTACGTCATGCGTTAGTTCCAGTTGCTAATTTAGGATCAAATGCTTCTTGGATATTAATTATGATTGGAATCATTGCTTCCATTCCCAATCTGTTATTACTGGGGATTGTCTTTATGGCAGCTGCAGTAGTCTTTCAACTCGTTACCCTGCCAGTGGAATTCAATGCTTCATCGCGAGCGATGAATCAGGTTGTCTCACTTGGAATTATCAGGAATGATGAAGAGCGGGATGCGAAGAAAGTATTAAATGCCGCAGCCCTTACTTACGTAGCCGCAGCCCTTGTTGCTGTCCTTGAATTGGTCCGACTTGTACTCATGTATACGGGTATGTCAAGAAGTGATGATTGA
- a CDS encoding CCA tRNA nucleotidyltransferase, with protein sequence MNGPFLQAAPLLVEIEKAGFEAFFVGGSVRDFLAGREINDVDIASSATPQEIKGIFPKTVDVGIEHGTVLVLFGGDSYEITTFRTEAGYSDYRRPDQVQFIRSLEDDLKRRDFTMNAMAMDKDGTVYDPFNGRTSIQNRVITAVGNPDERFGEDALRMIRAIRFVSQLGYRLEESVIASIKNNASLLKNVSVERLLVEFEKILNGPKQKDAIHLLIETGLYQSLPGLQDEEEALKVFNSLDMELNLYERWTVLVLTIQPPNVEAFCRSWKMPVLLMKDIKRTGDLIRNHSGFWDDEFVLFSAGRAGAQSAARVQAVLEARDPAAAAKRAEMNYDKLVIKTMNELDVNGKDLLAWSSLKQGAWIKQALESALKAVLSGEIDNNKAAIKEWLEQCNRI encoded by the coding sequence ATGAATGGTCCGTTTTTACAGGCTGCACCTTTACTAGTTGAAATTGAAAAAGCCGGGTTTGAGGCTTTTTTTGTTGGTGGTTCAGTCCGCGATTTTCTTGCTGGCAGGGAAATTAATGACGTTGATATTGCTTCCTCAGCTACACCTCAGGAAATAAAGGGAATCTTCCCAAAAACAGTTGATGTCGGTATTGAGCATGGAACGGTTCTTGTGCTTTTTGGAGGAGATTCCTATGAGATTACTACCTTCCGAACAGAGGCTGGATACAGTGATTACCGACGTCCGGACCAAGTACAGTTTATCAGGTCTTTAGAGGATGATTTAAAACGAAGAGACTTTACGATGAACGCAATGGCCATGGATAAGGATGGCACCGTATATGATCCGTTTAATGGAAGGACGTCTATTCAGAATCGAGTCATTACAGCGGTCGGAAATCCTGATGAACGATTTGGGGAAGATGCACTCAGAATGATCAGGGCCATTCGTTTTGTCAGTCAACTCGGTTACCGGCTTGAAGAATCAGTGATTGCATCCATTAAGAACAATGCATCCTTGCTTAAAAATGTTTCAGTAGAGCGGCTCCTAGTTGAATTTGAGAAAATTCTAAATGGCCCAAAACAAAAGGACGCTATTCACCTTTTAATTGAAACTGGATTATATCAAAGTCTGCCTGGCTTACAAGATGAAGAAGAGGCACTTAAGGTTTTTAATTCATTGGATATGGAGCTTAATCTATATGAGCGATGGACAGTGCTGGTATTGACAATTCAACCGCCCAATGTAGAAGCCTTTTGCCGAAGCTGGAAAATGCCCGTGCTGTTAATGAAAGACATTAAGCGTACCGGTGATCTTATTAGAAATCATTCTGGGTTCTGGGATGATGAATTCGTTCTTTTTTCTGCTGGTCGTGCGGGTGCTCAAAGTGCAGCCCGTGTACAAGCGGTACTCGAAGCACGAGATCCTGCTGCAGCAGCGAAGCGTGCTGAAATGAACTACGATAAGCTTGTCATCAAAACAATGAATGAATTGGACGTTAACGGCAAGGATTTATTAGCATGGTCTTCACTAAAGCAAGGTGCGTGGATAAAGCAGGCATTGGAGTCAGCTCTAAAAGCAGTTCTATCCGGGGAGATTGATAATAACAAAGCAGCAATAAAGGAGTGGCTCGAGCAGTGCAATCGGATTTAA
- the bshB1 gene encoding bacillithiol biosynthesis deacetylase BshB1, with amino-acid sequence MTKYDILAFGAHADDVEIGMGGTLAKYAELGKKIIICDLTKADLSSNGTVDLRLKEAAAAATILGVERITLNIPDRGLYINEENLQKITAVIRKYKPAIVFAPYYKDRHPDHGNCANLVEEAVFSAGVKKYAQETGGAHRADNVYFYMINGFHKPDFVIDVTDSIDKKLESLRAYQSQFERSGEAVDTPLVNGYIETVEARERLFGKEVGVPYAEGFKTKKPILLSNDLLGE; translated from the coding sequence ATGACGAAGTATGATATTCTGGCATTTGGTGCACATGCAGATGATGTAGAAATAGGCATGGGCGGTACACTGGCTAAATATGCTGAATTGGGAAAGAAAATAATCATTTGTGATTTAACAAAAGCGGATTTATCGTCAAATGGAACAGTTGATTTACGACTGAAGGAAGCTGCTGCTGCAGCCACTATACTAGGTGTAGAACGTATAACGCTTAATATCCCTGACCGTGGATTATACATAAACGAAGAAAATTTACAAAAAATTACGGCTGTTATCAGAAAATATAAACCTGCAATTGTCTTTGCTCCCTATTATAAAGATCGTCACCCCGATCATGGGAACTGTGCGAACCTCGTTGAAGAAGCTGTCTTTTCAGCAGGTGTGAAGAAGTATGCACAAGAGACTGGTGGTGCTCACAGAGCAGATAATGTATATTTCTATATGATTAATGGTTTTCACAAACCGGACTTTGTTATTGACGTAACCGATTCTATAGACAAGAAACTAGAGAGTCTGCGGGCCTATCAAAGCCAATTTGAAAGAAGTGGTGAGGCTGTTGATACACCGCTGGTGAACGGATATATTGAGACGGTTGAGGCAAGAGAACGTTTATTTGGGAAAGAAGTCGGTGTACCATATGCAGAAGGCTTCAAGACTAAAAAACCGATTCTGCTATCTAATGATTTACTAGGAGAGTAA
- a CDS encoding nucleotide pyrophosphohydrolase — MEKRKTVQELQTEVDEYISQFKEGYFSPLAMLARMTEELGELAREVNHYHGEKPKKDSEDENTVAEELGDMLFVLICFANSLGIDLEKTHDSVMHKFTTRDKDRWTRIKDEGDITDEDN, encoded by the coding sequence GTGGAGAAACGAAAGACAGTACAAGAATTGCAAACTGAAGTAGATGAATACATAAGTCAATTTAAGGAAGGGTATTTTTCGCCTCTCGCTATGCTTGCGAGAATGACAGAGGAACTGGGTGAGCTTGCAAGGGAAGTTAACCACTATCATGGGGAAAAACCCAAAAAAGACTCAGAGGATGAAAATACGGTCGCAGAAGAATTAGGCGATATGTTGTTTGTATTAATATGCTTCGCTAATTCATTAGGTATAGACCTAGAAAAAACGCATGATTCTGTGATGCACAAATTTACTACTCGAGATAAAGATAGATGGACTAGAATTAAGGATGAAGGAGACATTACCGATGAAGACAATTAA
- a CDS encoding DUF1405 domain-containing protein encodes MQMLYGYLGNRSFLRLLFFVNLFGTIYGYYWYEHQLSNTPAVFLPFVPDSPTATLFFVFVLAAFLLGKSWGLVEALAIMTLFKYGIWAVVMNLLVLVTTGSLGGVGYMLMASHFAMAVQGLLYAPFYRIKPWQFAIAAIWTLHNDIIDYVFKMMPTYSDLAVYMNEIGYFTFWLSIVSIFICYYLGVRKNRFTLKL; translated from the coding sequence ATGCAAATGCTTTATGGGTACCTTGGGAACCGGAGTTTTTTACGTTTATTATTTTTTGTGAATTTATTTGGCACCATATACGGATATTACTGGTATGAACATCAACTGTCTAACACTCCAGCAGTTTTCTTACCGTTTGTTCCAGATAGTCCGACTGCCACCTTGTTCTTTGTGTTCGTGCTGGCTGCCTTTTTACTCGGAAAAAGCTGGGGGTTGGTTGAAGCACTGGCTATTATGACTTTATTTAAATATGGGATATGGGCGGTTGTCATGAATTTATTGGTGTTAGTGACAACTGGCAGCTTAGGCGGAGTCGGATATATGCTGATGGCCTCTCATTTTGCCATGGCAGTACAGGGTTTGCTATACGCCCCTTTTTATCGTATTAAACCTTGGCAGTTTGCTATTGCAGCCATTTGGACACTTCATAATGACATCATTGATTATGTGTTTAAGATGATGCCCACATATAGTGACCTTGCTGTCTATATGAATGAAATCGGTTATTTTACATTTTGGCTGAGTATCGTCTCCATTTTTATTTGCTATTATCTAGGAGTAAGAAAAAATCGGTTTACATTAAAGCTCTAA
- the bshA gene encoding N-acetyl-alpha-D-glucosaminyl L-malate synthase BshA gives MTMKIGITCYPTVGGSGVVATELGKLLAEKGHEIHFISSGLPFRLNKMYHNIYYHQVEVNSYSVFQYPPYDLALASKIAEVIKREKLDIMHVHYAIPHAVCAILAKQMAGTDVKIVTTLHGTDITVLGYDPSLNDLIKFGIEKSDAVTAVSNALVEQTIEVINPDKTIETVYNFIDERVYQKTDSNHLRQEYGILDHEKVVIHVSNFRGVKRVQDVVASFAKIQEAVPSKLLLVGDGPEMTPVCKLVSKLGLDDHVLFLGKQDKLEELYSLSDLLLLLSEKESFGLVLLEAMACGVPCIGTNIGGIPEVIIDGETGYICEFGNVDEVAEKSIQLLTDAAQHHAFSEAAMSLVESSFRSETITEEYLAIYRRLLDK, from the coding sequence ATGACAATGAAAATAGGCATTACTTGTTATCCAACCGTAGGAGGATCTGGTGTAGTCGCTACAGAACTAGGAAAACTTCTAGCGGAAAAAGGACATGAAATCCATTTTATTTCCTCCGGGCTGCCCTTTAGGTTGAATAAAATGTACCATAATATTTACTATCATCAAGTAGAGGTCAACTCGTATTCGGTCTTTCAATATCCACCATATGATTTAGCGTTAGCCAGTAAAATAGCTGAGGTGATTAAACGAGAAAAGCTGGATATCATGCATGTTCACTATGCGATACCGCATGCCGTCTGTGCGATTTTGGCTAAACAAATGGCTGGTACAGATGTTAAAATCGTCACCACGCTTCATGGAACCGATATAACCGTTCTTGGCTATGATCCTTCCTTAAATGATTTAATAAAATTCGGGATTGAAAAATCTGATGCGGTTACAGCCGTTTCAAATGCCCTGGTTGAACAAACCATTGAAGTCATAAATCCCGATAAAACCATTGAAACAGTCTATAATTTTATTGATGAACGAGTCTATCAAAAGACGGACTCAAACCATTTGCGCCAAGAGTATGGAATACTAGATCACGAAAAAGTAGTTATACATGTATCCAATTTTAGAGGTGTAAAAAGAGTACAGGATGTAGTCGCTTCTTTCGCGAAAATCCAAGAAGCGGTCCCTTCAAAATTACTATTAGTTGGTGATGGCCCTGAAATGACACCAGTCTGTAAATTAGTCAGTAAACTCGGTCTTGACGATCATGTGTTGTTTTTAGGGAAACAAGATAAACTCGAGGAACTCTACTCATTAAGCGACCTGCTCTTGCTTCTTTCAGAGAAAGAAAGTTTTGGACTTGTTTTGTTGGAAGCGATGGCTTGTGGTGTTCCCTGTATCGGCACTAATATTGGCGGGATTCCCGAAGTAATCATCGACGGAGAAACTGGTTATATTTGCGAGTTTGGCAATGTTGATGAAGTGGCAGAAAAATCGATTCAGCTTTTGACAGATGCTGCACAACACCATGCCTTTTCAGAGGCAGCAATGAGCCTGGTGGAATCCTCGTTCCGTTCGGAAACGATCACGGAAGAGTATTTAGCTATTTATAGAAGGCTTTTGGACAAATGA